The DNA segment CAACTTCTGAATCGCCTGCAAGAAAACCTCCTGACAAAGCTCTTGAGCTTCATTTTCGTCCCCCAATCGCCGTTGGGCGATGGCAAGGACATGACGTCGATAGCGAATGAATAGTTCGCCCATGGCGCCTCGATCGCCTCGCTGAGCGGAAATCACAAGCGCTGACACGGTTAAGTTTTGAATTGGTTCGTCACTAGAATCTGACATGATTGGAATTCTCCCACCGAGAGATTAATTTCGTCCCAAGCAAAAAACCGCTTTCGACTTAAAACCAGACATGCATGCACGCAGGTTCAAGCGGAGCGGTAACCGAAGCGACTTCTCGAAAGATTTGGCACTAACTCGCGTTGAGTTAGCCTCTTTCGGCAATTCCATGCGAATGCATGGGTCGCATCGGATTCCAGCGCGGGTGAAGCGCATGCCTCGCGTGCGAGCCTCGACAGACTGGCACCAGGACAGGCTGACGCAACTCGAAGATCGGCAGCCATGCCACACGTTTCAATTCGTGTGTCGCCGATTCCGCAAGGAGACGGAGCCCAAGGAAACAACGGCGGACGCGTACCGTAGCTGACACACCGACGAGATCCTGGCGGACACCCGTAAAGATTTCGGTCATCGTGGCTGTAGTAATGCGTTGCATGATTGTTCTCCTTGCGCTCAGCGCAGTGAGAGAAAACGAAAATCAAAATAGAAGGCGAGTAAGACGAGCAGCTTAGCTCCCACATTCCAACTCGACAATCTCCAAAACCCGCATCGACAAACGCGGGATCCCCCGAGCTTAACACGACTCGCCAAGCGGGGCAAATAATCTAATCACCCCAAAGCCGCCGAACTATTAAAAAGCTCGTCGATAAACCTATAGACGTCGAATTCGACACGAAGTTCACGTCTTCGCCGGCTTTTCTGAAGTTTTTCCACTTACAACCCATGGGAACCAATCATCCGGGAGCTCAAATGACACCCCATACAATGGGAGCAACTAACGGGATCAGCAAGTTTTCAGGCGGTCTACCAGGCAAAACTGCTGCGTTTTCGCAGCCAACCGAATGCTGCGATGGCCGCCAGCAGACCACCATTGGGTTCGGGGACGACCTGCCAGCCGAAATCGTCCAACCCGGCCAAATCCAGGTCGGTCAGCATTTTTTGAGAGCCGACCATCACCGTTGGATCGAAGAGCACCTCTTGGATTGTGCCTGTCCCAAGCCGTTGACGGTTGATCCCATCCTGCCACTGCGACTCATCGCTTTCCAACGGCACCGCAGTCAGATATTCGGCGGTTGCCATTGGGCCAGTAAAGCTGCCTGCGACCACCTGATTGAACCAGCTGTCGGCAGTGCCGATACCGAATACGTATCCCGATTCGTGAAGCAACACAGTAAACAGATCGTTTTCACCAGCTTGGGGGCTGGACGGCATAATCGAGATTCCAGGAAACCAAATCATCGATCGCAATCGTGCCACCCCAGAGCGAAAAATCATCCGCCGTTGGACCGCAAACGTCGCCCTGGCCACGAGTGGCGACCGTCGTGTTCCATTCAGCAGGATCCGCACGAAGCAAAACTTCCGGGACCGGCTCAGCCAAGGGACGCAGCTGGCAGATTTCTTGCTCCAACGAACACCATGAGGGTGTCCTCGGGTACGTTAAGATCGACTAAAGAGGTCACAAAGCCAGTCGATGGATCATCGAATTCTGCGGTCCACGTCTCTCCACCGGTAGGCACAATCGCTTCGAGTGAGTCAGCAAGCAACGGTTCGTAAATCAACGCGGCCGTTTCCAAAGTGTTTCGAGCGACAGAATCGATCGAAAAGAACCCTGTCATAGCGATAATCGATTTGAATGGTGATTGCGGAAGCGTTCAAAGCCATGATCAAGCAGTATCCTTCGACCAAGGCGCGGATAGCCATCTTCATGGTGTTACCAACCGCTTAGAACCGAAAATTGGGGCAACCGCTGACCTACACGCTTGCTAAATCGGGCGAAGCAGGAAAAGAAATCCGACAATCCGCCGCTGGAGATTGTTTGCTACCCAACCCGAGAAGACATTTTCAGTGCGAGCAAGTTATTCACCCTGGTTCAAGCTGAAGCAATCGCAAGTGGGTTGAGAAAAGCCATCCTGTGCTGAAACAAATCGACGTCCTGGAGCGGGCAACCCGTTCAATCGACAACCGGTAGATTTTTCATTCAAAAAATGCGATCGGTATTGTCACGCAAGACGGTTGTGCCCAATTCGATGGCCCGCGTCTCAGACCATTGTCGATCGATTACATAACGCTCGGCGAGAATCTTCGCCAGAATCCGCTTGTACATATTGAACTTTGGCAAGGCAAATTCCAGCTTGTACATGTCACTGTAATAACCGATCTGCTTAGTTTGTGGCACCGCTTCCAGCCGGGCGGCCGCGTCATGTTCGATAAAAGCTGGGGTATTCGAATACCACCAGTGGCCATTGGTAACCACATTGGGAAAAATCCAGGCATAGCTGGCCAACTCCTGATTGGTAACACTCGCAAGCACCGAAACTGGAAAGGTGACCTCGGGAAACGCATTGAAAAGGCTTTGATATTGAATCAAAGAGACTCGGCTGTCATACAAATCCTGTCCTTGGAAAACACCAGACGCATAAACACCTCGGTTCACGCCAATCATTAAATCGAACGGTAGGCTGAACTCCCGACAATGCTCCGCGAGTGTCCAGAAGACAAAATTCGAAGCCGTCCGTTTGGCATCATCACTGGCGGCCAGGTTCTTCGCACCGACTTCAGCGAGTGCACTGTCTGCTGCAGCGTCTGAGACAGGCTCTGGTGCAAACCAAGGCGGCAATGAAATAGCGCAGGCACGCGCTTGCTTCGCGTTGAAGCGCCGAAACAATTGGGCAACAGCTGCCCGCATCGATTCGGCACTTGCCCCTTCCTGCCCTGTAGACTTGACCAACCGGTCACGCACTTGCGGATTTCCTACATGAAAAACTAAATCATCTGTTCGTAAGCAAGGGATATAAATCCTGGGATCGAATCCCTCCAAGGGATCATCAAAATCGTTGGTGAGAAACACGCCTTTTAACTGGCTCTTCCGCAAAACTTGAACGGACCAGTCTGGCTGACTCATCAGTTCGCTCGCTGTGTCGTAGAGTGTCTCCCAGTTTTCCGACGTAATCAACTCGTCCTTAAAGTCGAAAAACACCTGGGCCATTTCCACGAACCAGCTGTACTGAATCGTGTTCTGAATCGGGTCCAGGTTCGCGACGAGACGCGCTACTTTTTCTTTTGGATCTAAGTCCGGTTCTTCGATCGCCTCTCGCCGCATCCCCGCCGAATGGGCCAGTTCGGTGTAGTAGTGATACCCCAGAATGTCTGCGAGGGACGTCGACGCAGGCTGGCAGGCATTAATATGCGTGTGAGGGTCGATGAATTCGAATGAACTCAATTCCTGGTAGATACGTTTGCGAAGCTCCAACGACATAGAATTAGCCTTCGAGTAGAAATGCAGTCGATTGTGCAGATACCGCTGGATGCAGTTTAACGTGCATCCTTCTAAGTTGTCAGCGGGGGATCCGCCAGCAATAATCGGCGATAAAGCTTCGTCGCTATTTCAAGATCGTTCTCACGCGGAACAAACCATGCAGCAACTCGAAAACGACGAATCACGCCTTTCTCCAGGTGCTCCTGCAGCAAACAAAACCCTAATTCCAACTCATTCTGGTTACCTTGTTTCACCCAAAACTCAAATGGATCGGTCGGATAGGCCATCTCAAGGTAACTAAATGATTCCCCCTCGGCGCGCAGCAGCAGAAGTGGGGCTGACTTAGTCGGCGACAGGACAGTCGTCTGATCGGAAACTTGCATTTCAACCAGCGATTTCGTGCTCTGTTCCAAACACCAAACTTGGTTGCCAGCAACCACCGATGACGACTGAATCAAAGGCCGACTCTCCAGCGTGTCGGTCTGCATCGAAATCATGATCTCCACCCCATGACAACTCCCGCTTGTTTGAGCGCGCCAATACACTTGCGGCGCGTATTGACTCGGAGAAACGGGAAGATAGGAAGCGATCAAGTCATTGCCACGAACATAAACTTCGTCGATCGCCTGATCAGGGATCGGATCGACAAGATCGGGGAGTGAGAGTTTCAGCAAACAGAAGTGCGACAGCATTTGGCCGTGCAACCGAAGCTGCTGTAAGCCGTGCTGAAGTTGTTGAACATCGATTGCACAGGCAAGATTGCTAGAGTGCAACTGGGCTTGATAACCGTCAACACGCCACAGCCGTGTGTCGTTCATTCGTCGCTCTTCCTGACGGCGAGTTCTTTACGGCGAATAAAAAAACCCCGCCGCTTGCGGAGCAGACGGCGGGGCCGGAACAGAGAAGAGGCCAAACATTGCCCGAAGGCGGATAAAAAAATATAAAGCCAAATCCGATAAAGAGGAAGCTGTTGAAACTCTCTCCTTCCAGACATGATGATATCAACTTTGCGACGCATGTCCAGTCTCTACATGTGAAAAAATGTTGAATATGCTCAGATCGCTAACCACATCACTCATGGTCTGGCCTGAGCGTCAACTCTGGTTGTTGTTCTCCGCAACACGCCTAGCCGCTTGGATTGCCGTTTTGTAGCCGTCGATTAAAATCGCCTTTTCAAAGTAAAGGAAAGAAAAAACTATGCTCGAAATGCTAGAGGCTTGCGAACAAGCCGTTCGACTTGGAGGGGCAGTGCTCCTCAAGATGCAGAAATCCATTCATGCTCGTGAAAAAGCGCCACGTGATTTGGTGACCGAGGCCGACCTCGCTTCGCAAAACGCGATTCAGGCTTGCCTGGCAACGGCCTACCCAGATTTTCAGTTCCTAGGTGAAGAGTCAACAGGAGAGGAAAACACGGCAAACTCTTCCGATTATTGCTGGGTCGTGGATCCACTCGACGGCACCACCAACTACGTGCACGGATTGGATAATTACTGCGTGTCGATTGCGCTTGTGAGGAAAAACGAGACAATTTTGGGAGCGATTTACGATCCAGTACGTCAAGATTTATACACAGCAATCCAAGGCCAGGGGGCATTTCGAAATGGAATTCGCCTCCAAACAAGTCGCATTACCGAACTCAATTCCGCGTTAATCGCCGCCAGTTTTTCGGCGAATGTG comes from the Pirellulaceae bacterium genome and includes:
- a CDS encoding glucuronate isomerase — its product is MSLELRKRIYQELSSFEFIDPHTHINACQPASTSLADILGYHYYTELAHSAGMRREAIEEPDLDPKEKVARLVANLDPIQNTIQYSWFVEMAQVFFDFKDELITSENWETLYDTASELMSQPDWSVQVLRKSQLKGVFLTNDFDDPLEGFDPRIYIPCLRTDDLVFHVGNPQVRDRLVKSTGQEGASAESMRAAVAQLFRRFNAKQARACAISLPPWFAPEPVSDAAADSALAEVGAKNLAASDDAKRTASNFVFWTLAEHCREFSLPFDLMIGVNRGVYASGVFQGQDLYDSRVSLIQYQSLFNAFPEVTFPVSVLASVTNQELASYAWIFPNVVTNGHWWYSNTPAFIEHDAAARLEAVPQTKQIGYYSDMYKLEFALPKFNMYKRILAKILAERYVIDRQWSETRAIELGTTVLRDNTDRIF
- a CDS encoding inositol monophosphatase family protein translates to MLEMLEACEQAVRLGGAVLLKMQKSIHAREKAPRDLVTEADLASQNAIQACLATAYPDFQFLGEESTGEENTANSSDYCWVVDPLDGTTNYVHGLDNYCVSIALVRKNETILGAIYDPVRQDLYTAIQGQGAFRNGIRLQTSRITELNSALIAASFSANVADDSAEIKRFIAALAHCQALRRLGSAALNLCYVAAGSLDGYWATSVKKWDVAAGLLMIEEAQGFTTSINGQPFDLEEPKFITTSTPELHASLFQVLERAVNSD